A single Curtobacterium sp. MCJR17_020 DNA region contains:
- the rfbC gene encoding dTDP-4-dehydrorhamnose 3,5-epimerase, whose translation MQIRELKIPGAWEFTPVQHGDARGAFLEAYRADVLEETVGHPLDLRQVNMSISSAGVARGIHYALVAPSQAKYVTAVRGAFIDYIVDIRVGSPTFGQWDSVRIDDVDRKAVYLSEGLGHAIVALEDHSTVNYLVSAHYDPQREKGITILDPTVGLELPDGIGEPVLSEKDTSAPTLEAAAAAGLLPTYEECVAYTESLRTTK comes from the coding sequence GTGCAGATCCGCGAACTGAAGATCCCCGGCGCGTGGGAGTTCACGCCCGTCCAGCACGGCGACGCACGAGGAGCATTCCTCGAGGCGTACCGGGCCGACGTCCTCGAGGAGACGGTCGGTCACCCGCTGGACCTCCGCCAGGTGAACATGTCGATCTCGTCGGCCGGCGTCGCGCGGGGCATCCACTACGCCCTCGTCGCCCCGAGCCAGGCGAAGTACGTCACCGCCGTCCGTGGCGCCTTCATCGACTACATCGTCGACATCCGCGTCGGTTCGCCGACGTTCGGGCAGTGGGACTCGGTCCGCATCGACGACGTCGACCGCAAGGCCGTGTACCTGTCCGAGGGCCTCGGCCACGCGATCGTCGCGCTCGAGGACCACTCCACCGTGAACTACCTGGTCAGCGCGCACTACGACCCCCAGCGCGAGAAGGGGATCACGATCCTCGACCCGACCGTCGGGCTCGAACTGCCGGACGGCATCGGTGAGCCGGTGCTCTCCGAGAAGGACACGAGCGCCCCGACGCTCGAAGCGGCCGCTGCCGCCGGTCTGCTGCCGACGTACGAGGAGTGCGTGGCCTACACCGAGTCCCTCCGCACGACGAAGTAA